A genomic window from Brassica oleracea var. oleracea cultivar TO1000 chromosome C8, BOL, whole genome shotgun sequence includes:
- the LOC106311583 gene encoding PI-PLC X domain-containing protein At5g67130-like isoform X1: MEEKSANQPPTFAAFVIIKSFTDTRAHFRLLFVILKMLSETMLQRLVFLLIVLLIQSSFLFEISSALQEGKTCILNDNCDAGLHCETCLANNNLRPRCSRTQPINPISKVKGLPFNKYAWLTTHNSFARLGQVSKTGSVILAPTNQQDSVTSQLANGVRGFMLDMYDFENDIWLCHSFDGMCFNFTAFQPAVNVLREIQVFLENNKDEVVTIIIEDYVKSPKGLTKVFNAAGLQKFMFPVTRMPKNGGDWPALDDMIQQNQRLLVFTSDRSKEATEGIAYQWKYMVENQYGNGGLKVGACPNRAQSAPMSDKSKSLVLVNHFPDAPDLVVACRQNSAPLLESIKACYQAAGQRWPNFIAVDFYKRSDGGGAPQAVDVSNGNLICGCDNFAACKANGECG; the protein is encoded by the exons ATGGAAGAAAAAAGCGCAAACCAACCACCCACCTTTGCAGCTTTTGTTATCATAAAGTCTTTCACCGACACACGCGCGCACTTCCGTTTACTATTTGTTATCCTTAAAATGCTCAGC GAAACAATGTTGCAAAGGTTGGTCTTCCTTCTCATCGTTCTCCTGATTCAGTCCTCTTTCCTTTTTGAGATTTCCTCTGCTCTCCAG GAAGGAAAAACATGTATACTAAACGACAACTGTGACGCTGGATTACACTGTGAAACATGTCTAGCCAACAATAATTTGAGACCCAGATGCTCTCGAACCCAACCCATCAACCCCATCTCAAAG GTAAAGGGATTGCCTTTCAACAAGTATGCATGGTTAACAACACACAACTCGTTTGCAAGATTGGGGCAAGTGTCAAAAACCGGTTCTGTAATTTTGGCTCCTACTAATCAACAAGATTCGGTCACAAGCCAACTCGCG AACGGTGTAAGAGGGTTTATGCTCGACATGTACGACTTTGAAAACGATATCTGGCTTTGTCACTCTTTCGATGGAATGTGTTTTAATTTCACCGCTTTC CAACCAGCGGTTAACGTTCTAAGGGAGATACAAGTGTTTCTGGAGAATAACAAGGATGAAGTCGTAACGATTATTATAGAAGACTATGTGAAATCTCCCAAGGGCCTCACAAAAGTGTTTAATGCGGCAGGGCTACAAAAGTTCATGTTTCCAGTTACTAGAATGCCCAAAAATGGAGGGGACTGGCCAGCGCTTGACGACATGATACAACAAAACCAAAGGTTGCTAGTTTTCACATCCGATAGAAGTAAAGAAGCAACCGAAGGAATTGCATATCAGTGGAAGTACATGGTTGAGAACCAAT ATGGAAATGGAGGATTGAAGGTAGGAGCGTGTCCTAACAGAGCTCAATCAGCACCAATGAGCGATAAATCGAAATCTCTTGTACTTGTTAACCATTTTCCAGATGCTCCGGATTTGGTAGTAGCATGTAGACAAAACTCTGCTCCTCTTCTTGAATCCATCAAGGCATGTTACCAAGCCGCAGGACAAAGATGGCCTAACTTCATAGCAGTCGATTTCTACAAG AGAAGTGATGGTGGAGGAGCTCCGCAAGCTGTTGATGTTTCAAACGGCAATTTGATATGCGGTTGCGATAATTTTGCAGCTTGCAAG GCCAATGGAGAGTGTGGATAG
- the LOC106311583 gene encoding PI-PLC X domain-containing protein At5g67130-like isoform X2 — protein sequence MEEKSANQPPTFAAFVIIKSFTDTRAHFRLLFVILKMLSETMLQRLVFLLIVLLIQSSFLFEISSALQEGKTCILNDNCDAGLHCETCLANNNLRPRCSRTQPINPISKVKGLPFNKYAWLTTHNSFARLGQVSKTGSVILAPTNQQDSVTSQLAQPAVNVLREIQVFLENNKDEVVTIIIEDYVKSPKGLTKVFNAAGLQKFMFPVTRMPKNGGDWPALDDMIQQNQRLLVFTSDRSKEATEGIAYQWKYMVENQYGNGGLKVGACPNRAQSAPMSDKSKSLVLVNHFPDAPDLVVACRQNSAPLLESIKACYQAAGQRWPNFIAVDFYKRSDGGGAPQAVDVSNGNLICGCDNFAACKANGECG from the exons ATGGAAGAAAAAAGCGCAAACCAACCACCCACCTTTGCAGCTTTTGTTATCATAAAGTCTTTCACCGACACACGCGCGCACTTCCGTTTACTATTTGTTATCCTTAAAATGCTCAGC GAAACAATGTTGCAAAGGTTGGTCTTCCTTCTCATCGTTCTCCTGATTCAGTCCTCTTTCCTTTTTGAGATTTCCTCTGCTCTCCAG GAAGGAAAAACATGTATACTAAACGACAACTGTGACGCTGGATTACACTGTGAAACATGTCTAGCCAACAATAATTTGAGACCCAGATGCTCTCGAACCCAACCCATCAACCCCATCTCAAAG GTAAAGGGATTGCCTTTCAACAAGTATGCATGGTTAACAACACACAACTCGTTTGCAAGATTGGGGCAAGTGTCAAAAACCGGTTCTGTAATTTTGGCTCCTACTAATCAACAAGATTCGGTCACAAGCCAACTCGCG CAACCAGCGGTTAACGTTCTAAGGGAGATACAAGTGTTTCTGGAGAATAACAAGGATGAAGTCGTAACGATTATTATAGAAGACTATGTGAAATCTCCCAAGGGCCTCACAAAAGTGTTTAATGCGGCAGGGCTACAAAAGTTCATGTTTCCAGTTACTAGAATGCCCAAAAATGGAGGGGACTGGCCAGCGCTTGACGACATGATACAACAAAACCAAAGGTTGCTAGTTTTCACATCCGATAGAAGTAAAGAAGCAACCGAAGGAATTGCATATCAGTGGAAGTACATGGTTGAGAACCAAT ATGGAAATGGAGGATTGAAGGTAGGAGCGTGTCCTAACAGAGCTCAATCAGCACCAATGAGCGATAAATCGAAATCTCTTGTACTTGTTAACCATTTTCCAGATGCTCCGGATTTGGTAGTAGCATGTAGACAAAACTCTGCTCCTCTTCTTGAATCCATCAAGGCATGTTACCAAGCCGCAGGACAAAGATGGCCTAACTTCATAGCAGTCGATTTCTACAAG AGAAGTGATGGTGGAGGAGCTCCGCAAGCTGTTGATGTTTCAAACGGCAATTTGATATGCGGTTGCGATAATTTTGCAGCTTGCAAG GCCAATGGAGAGTGTGGATAG
- the LOC106311584 gene encoding uncharacterized protein LOC106311584, whose amino-acid sequence MSVYYTASETAIDDRSDTATQQTTTNHHERQQHTPLPYTKPALELKEPPRHPWQKQTMAAHQDAENETTNRNRCLSKPTGNQIGAERLHLLHTLRPLRMVKGPSVQPKKPTSSTAKPDPYCVETPPPSETTTDPDLLASRDEYEQFSGAEPTTRRQERHGVEEAKERRDRRERGEAPAPERAHTRRPDAGPELCCV is encoded by the coding sequence ATGAGCGTTTACTACACTGCCTCGGAGACGGCCATAGACGACCGCTCCGACACCGCAACACAGCAAACCACAACGAACCACCATGAAAGGCAACAACACACGCCATTACCCTACACTAAGCCCGCCCTCGAGTTGAAAGAACCTCCAAGGCATCCATGGCAGAAGCAAACGATGGCGGCTCACCAAGACGCCGAGAATGAGACCACCAACCGCAACCGCTGTCTCTCCAAGCCGACCGGAAACCAGATCGGAGCGGAGCGGCTCCACCTCCTTCACACGCTGAGGCCTCTCCGGATGGTGAAAGGACCATCTGTACAACCCAAAAAGCCGACTTCTTCAACAGCCAAGCCTGACCCTTACTGTGTCGAGACTCCACCACCATCTGAAACCACAACGGACCCGGATCTCCTCGCGAGCAGAGATGAATACGAGCAATTCTCTGGCGCAGAACCAACAACAAGACGGCAAGAGCGGCATGGGGTTGAAGAAGCAAAGGAAAGACGAGATCGTAGGGAGAGAGGGGAGGCTCCGGCGCCGGAACGCGCGCACACGCGCCGTCCAGATGCCGGACCCGAGCTATGTTGCGTTTAG
- the LOC106311582 gene encoding uncharacterized protein At4g06744, protein MASLSSLLLLLLSLSLVHFTLSIGDTHITERKSLEIIIGGGGNPPPSPSPEPEPEPEDCPPPPPPPQCPPPPQLPPPKPPKPPHPPQQRPPKPPGQPPLPLLGFESPLLEKVFPVLQAFKKLVTHDPMHILKTWNGPDICNKYLGLECAIFPNTTDKALASIQFNGYNFGGKKLVLHNFLNKLNTVTIFHANSNNFLGSVPEVTNLKYLFELDLSHNKLTGDFPASVLKAKNLTFLDLRFNTFSGCVPPQVFNLDLDVLFINNNNLVQKLPSNLGSITALYLTFANNRFTGPIPASIGNIKFLQEVLFLNNTLTGCLPYQIGKLNRATVFDVGFNQLTGLIPYSFGCLAKIEQLNLARNKFYGTIPEIVCELSSLKNLSLSYNYFTQAGPKCRELIKRSILDARMNCIIGLPNQKTAQECATFFMHRQTCPDPKSMYLIPCGKNPNGVKLDQERLEVKEAQASSPVSYGVLNPDGVRNR, encoded by the exons ATGGCTTCACTTTCTTCGCTTCTTCTTCTCCTTCTTTCACTTTCACTTGTCCATTTCACTCTATCTATCGGAGACACCCACATCACCGAGAGAAAATCCTTAGAAATCATCATTGGAGGCGGTGGAAATCCACCGCCGTCACCTTCACCAGAACCGGAACCTGAACCGGAAGATTGCCCTCCTCCACCACCTCCTCCTCAATGCCCTCCTCCACCACAACTTCCACCGCCCAAACCGCCCAAACCGCCGCATCCACCGCAACAAAGGCCGCCAAAGCCGCCGGGGCAGCCACCGTTGCCGCTACTTGGCTTTGAGAGCCCACTACTAGAGAAAGTCTTTCCAGTCCTCCAAGCTTTCAAGAAACTAGTGACACACGATCCAATGCATATTCTTAAGACTTGGAACGGCCCCGACATTTGCAACAAATACCTCGGACTTGAATGCGCAATCTTCCCGAACACAACTGATAAGGCACTCGCGAGCATCCAGTTTAATGGTTATAACTTCGGTGGCAAGAAACTCGTGTTACATAACTTCCTCAACAAGCTAAATACAGTCACGATCTTTCACGCAAACTCCAACAACTTCTTGGGCTCTGTTCCTGAAGTCACCAACTTAAAATACTTATTCGAGCTCGACCTAAGCCACAACAAACTCACAGGAGACTTCCCAGCTTCTGTCTTGAAAGCCAAAAATCTCACGTTTCTTGATCTCAGGTTCAATACTTTCTCAGGCTGTGTTCCTCCTCAGGTCTTTAATCTTGATCTCGACGTCTTGTTCATCAACAACAACAATCTTGTTCAGAAGCTTCCATCCAATCTTGGCTCCATCACTGCTCTTTATCTCACATTCGCCAACAACAG GTTCACGGGTCCAATTCCAGCCAGCATAGGCAACATCAAGTTCCTACAAGAAGTCCTTTTCTTGAATAACACTCTAACCGGGTGCTTACCATACCAAATTGGAAAGTTAAACCGAGCCACTGTTTTCGATGTTGGATTTAACCAGCTAACCGGTCTAATACCATACTCTTTCGGTTGTTTAGCCAAGATAGAACAACTCAATTTAGCCAGAAACAAATTCTATGGAACAATACCAGAGATTGTATGCGAGCTTTCTTCTCTTAAAAACCTTTCTCTATCCTATAATTACTTCACTCAGGCCGGTCCAAAATGTAGAGAACTCATCAAGAGAAGCATTCTCGACGCTCGTATGAACTGTATAATTGGTCTTCCAAACCAGAAAACGGCACAGGAATGTGCTACCTTCTTCATGCATAGACAGACTTGTCCTGATCCCAAGTCTATGTATCTGATCCCATGTGGTAAGAATCCAAACGGCGTTAAACTGGATCAAGAACGATTGGAAGTGAAAGAAGCTCAAGCTTCTTCTCCGGTGTCTTACGGGGTACTTAACCCGGACGGGGTTCGGAACCGATAA
- the LOC106312764 gene encoding uncharacterized protein LOC106312764, which translates to MEGNHSEPDLGVPSSQRSVRRKDDIAWRYITERTEQNRKKTLICDFCQKESGGGGINRMKQHLAGVRGNIDSCTKVSAEVQFQMKQSLKENEDKNKEKRGIPLDDINIVADMNDNGQGIHSQPSVTQTKKRNRGGDLHGFFKTGLSDPTQPSIKASIQSKEKVHDADMAVALWFYDACIPMNAVNSPFFQVMLSKASSLGHASYHALRVGLLRDAKKHVSLIVESFRSTWASTGCTLMGDGWKDTRKRPLINFLVYCPKGVTFIKSVDASDVYTNAENLCNLFAEMVEMVGSENVVYLVTDNAPNYKASGRLLAERYPNISWSPCAAHCMNLILEDVGNMPNVKELVSAVSKVTIFVYNHKSTLNFLRKRQGWREIIRPGETRFATTFIALQSAYAHKDDLQALVVDQEFRQFLKTEKARYVKAVVLDENMWEHCLLIVRIMAPMICLLRVCDTDEKPSLPYVYEGMYRARLGIKKIFGKKKELYKPYTRIIKNRWDRMLRHDLHAAAYFFNPAFMYDQKNFSKKPEILKAMLNLMENPKGSDRTKIFEGMTMYREREKSFSHSSALSCSKTTRPDEWWKFFGYDVPVLQKLAIQILSQTASSSGCERNWSFFERIHTKRRNRLEHQRLNDLVYVHYNLRLQDRFSKRKRSYDPIDYESINKTEFWVVEESGEAELDYDELENALTEENPKDGEDATSETLNLNEEIMDQLEKKMCSL; encoded by the exons ATGGAGGGGAATCATTCAGAACCAGATTTAGGCGTACCTTCTTCTCAACGTTCAGTTCGTCGTAAAGATGACATAGCTTGGAGATATATAACAGAACGGACTGAGCAGAATAGGAAGAAAACTTTGATTTGTGACTTCTGTCAGAAAGAGAGCGGAGGTGGAGGCATTAACAGAATGAAACAACATTTAGCTGGGGTAAGAGGAAACATAGATTCATGTACCAAAGTTTCTGCAGAAGTTCAGTTTCAGATGAAGCAATCACTGAAGGAAAATGAAGACAAAAATAAGGAAAAGAGAGGAATACCACTTGATGATATAAACATTGTTGCTGATATGAATGATAATGGACAAGGCATTCATTCTCAGCCATCTGTTACTCAAACCAAAAAGAGAAACAGAGGTGGAGATTTACATGGGTTTTTTAAAACAGGTCTGAGTGATCCTACTCAACCAAGTATAAAGGCATCTATACAAAGCAAGGAAAAGGTGCATGATGCTGATATGGCTGTTGCTTTATGGTTTTATGATGCATGCATTCCCATGAACGCTGTGAACTCTCCATTCTTTCAAGTTATGTTAAGCAAAGCTTCTAGTTTAGGACATGCTTCGTATCATGCTTTGAGGGTTGGGTTATTAAGAGATGCAAAAAAACATGTATCTTTGATCGTTGAATCATTTAGAAGCACTTGGGCTAGCACCGGCTGTACCTTGATGGGAGATGGATGGAAAGACACTAGAAAAAGACCACTGATCAATTTTTTAGTGTACTGTCCAAAAGGAGTTACGTTCATCAAGTCGGTTGATGCATCTGATGTATACACAAATGCAGAGAATTTGTGTAATTTATTTGCTGAGATGGTGGAAATGGTTGGCTCTGAAAATGTGGTTTATTTAGTGACTGATAATGCACCTAACTACAAGGCTTCAGGTAGATTACTTGCGGAGAGATACCCAAATATTTCTTGGTCTCCATGTGCAGCTCATTGCATGAATTTAATATTGGAGGATGTGGGAAACATGCCTAATGTTAAAGAGTTAGTTTCTGCTGTCTCAAAGGTAACTATCTTTGTCTACAATCATAAGTCCACTTTAAATTTTTTGAGGAAGAGGCAAGGTTGGAGGGAAATCATTCGTCCAGGAGAAACCCGCTTTGCTACCACTTTTATAGCCCTTCAGAGTGCATATGCACATAAAGACGACTTACAAGCTTTGGTAGTAGATCAAGAGTTCAGGCAGTTTCTGAAAACAGAGAAAGCAAGATATGTCAAGGCTGTTGTTTTGGATGAAAACATGTGGGAGCATTGTTTGTTGATCGTAAGGATTATGGCTCCAATGATATGCTTGTTGCGTGTTTGTGATACTGATGAGAAGCCATCATTACCATATGTCTATGAAGGAATGTATCGAGCACGTTTAGGCATCAAGAAGATATTTGGAAAAAAGAAGGAATTGTATAAGCCTTATACAAGGATCATAAAGAACAGGTGGGATAGAATGTTGCGCCATGATCTTCATGCTGCAGCATACTTCTTCAATCCAGCTTTCATGTATGATCAAAAGAACTTTTCAAAAAAGCCTGAGATATTGAAAGCGATGTTAAATTTGATGGAAAACCCAAAAGGGTCTGACAGAACAAAGATCTTTGAGGGGATGACAATGTATAGAGAACGTGAGAAAAGCTTCTCACATTCATCAGCTTTAAGTTGTTCGAAAACCACTCGTCCTG ATGAGTGGTGGAAGTTCTTTGGATATGATGTTCCTGTTTTGCAGAAGCTAGCAATTCAAATTCTTAGCCAAACTGCATCATCATCGGGCTGTGAGCGTAATTGGTCTTTTTTTGAAAGAATTCACACAAAAAGGAGGAATAGATTGGAACATCAAAGACTCAATGATCTTGTCTACGTTCATTACAATTTGCGCCTGCAAGATAG GTTCTCAAAAAGAAAGAGGTCATATGATCCGATTGATTATGAGTCCATTAATAAAACTGAGTTCTGGGTAGTAGAAGAAAGTGGAGAAGCTGAACTAGATTATGATGAACTTGAGAATGCACTTACTGAAGAAAACCCAAAAGATGGAGAAGATGCAACTTCTGAAACCTTGAACTTGAACG AAG